The window ACCCAGCAATTTAAGGTTATTATGGGCTTTTTCAAGGTCTTGATACAAGCGGGTATTCTCAATGGCTACTCCAACAAAGATTCCCAACGACAAAACGAAATTCAATTCTCTTTCTGTAAACTTACTTCCATCAATTTTATCCCATAACCCAATTACTCCTATCGTTTTCTCTCCACTTATCATAGGTATACTTAAAAGGGAGCCAATTTGAAAGGGAAATAGTTTAAATAAAGGGTCATTTTCTAAATACTTTGTAATAATCTCTGGATATTTCCTGTTTACTATCTTTCCATGCATTCCCTTCCCAATTTGAATTGGTTCGCTTCCAATATTCTTGTCAATTCCTGAAGAAGCCACAATAACCATCTCAGACCAATTTTCATCTAATAATGCTACAAGCCCACCTTTTACTTGCAATAGTTCTATAAGTTCGGATAAAAAGAAATTAGCTATTTCTCTTACCCCTCGCTGATAAATCATCTTATCGCATACCTTATAGATTAAAGCAAGTTCCTCCCATGCATACTTTAATTCTGACTTCAATTCTGACTTCAAATCTTCCAAATTTTTCACCTGCCTTTAAATAGAATAGTCTATCTACAAATCTCCTAACTTTTTCTTCACTTCTTTTATTAATTCTTTCATACTAAAAGGCTTGGTAATAAATGTTAGATTATGTTTCTTTGCCATCTCTCTATCTGCTTCACAACCTCTTATGGTAAGGATAATAACTGGTATATCTTTAGTGGTAGTATCCTCTTGCAGAGTGGTATAAACCTTCCATCCTTCCTGATTTATCCAGTTACTCCATTCTTCACCAAGGGTTGGCATCATAATATCGAGTATAATCAACGCTGGCTTTTCCTGTTTTGCCCTGTCAATAGCTTCAATCCCATTAGAAGCTGATATAACTTCATAACCTGCGTCTTTCAATTCCTCCTCTATCAATTCCACAATATATCTCTCATCATCCACTACCAATATTTTTTTCATTCTATTAATCATACCTCCTTGTTAGCTATTAGCTGGTTGTTTTGATATGGGCAAGGTAAAGTTAACTCTCACACCTTTCCCTGGTGGACTTTCAATACTAATAATTCCACCATGTTGCTCTATGGTATATTTGACAATCGCCAATCCCCTCACCGGTCCAATCCGACGATTAGTTTTCTCTTCTATACGCTTATAATCTTTCTTAAATATATGGGGCAAGTCTATCTCAGATATTTGACCCTGGTTAATAATCTCCACCCTTTCACTTTTATCATCATCCTGGCTAACATTAACTATTATTGGAGTGTTCTCTGGTGAGTATTTAATGGCATTGTGAAGGAGATTAAGAAATACATCTTTAATTTGAAGTTTATCTGCTTCGATGTTTGAAATATTAGAAGGACAGTTTATCTGTATTGAAATATTTTTCTCAGAAGCAGAGAAACTAAATAAATTCCAAACTTCAGCAATAATCTCAGATATGGAGAGAGATTCTTTTGTTGGTATAAACAAACCGTCTTCTATCTTTGTTCCTTGCGTCAGGTTATCAATTATCCTGCTGAAATCTACACTCTGATTGTTTAAAATTTTAATATCTCTTTCTGCTCTTTCAGTGTTTTTCTTTGCCACACCAGAGAGGAGACTTTCAAGACACAGCCGGACATTGGTCAGTGGAGTCCCTAACTGATGTCCAAGATTTCGAATGAACTCAGACTGGGATTTATTTAACCTTCTCAATCTCTCTATTACTCTGACATTTCCGATTATAGTAGATATTTCAGTGGCAAAAAGTAATAACATGTCTATATCTGTCCAGGTAATTGGTTCCTCAGTGAACTTTCTATCCGCAATAATGGCTCCGATGAAGTTATTACCAACCCACAATGGCGTAATTAAAAAAATCTCTGCCTCCATACCCGTTAAAAGTTTTTTCACTTCGGGGTATTCTTTTGCTTCTATGAGTTTACCCTCTCTCCCTAATGAATCTGGGGAAAATATCGTTTCCTTATCAATAGGGATAGTTAATTCCTTAACCTTTTTGTTTAATTTTGAATTGAGTATCTCATCCTTATTTTTATCATATCGGGTAATATAATCATAAATATCTATACCCTTTATTTTTTCCCATACGGCAGGGGTTTCATCATTTGTCAGCCCAATTGCCATTTTGCCTCTCAAATATCTCTTTTCTTCATCAGCCAATAACAATATTGCTCTATTAAATCCCAATCCCGTATCAGCCGTAATAGTAGTTAAGATAATGTATAAAATTTTATCTAAGTCTATCTCACTTTCAGATGGTATTCTGGTTGGGAAACCGTCTAATTGAGCTATTTCTTCCCCTATCCCACGAACCATTTCGTCAAAGGCAAAGAAATGTTTTGTGGCTTCACTTTCTCTTTCAGATAAGAAGGCATTATTTATAACATGGGAGGTAAGATTAGCATACACGGCTAATCGTTTACGGTCATTTTCGGTAATTGGATTTTTAGTATTTTTATTATCAATCACTATCAACCCCAAAGTCCCTGATTTTCCTCTCAGTGGCAAACTTACCCATTCCTTTACTTCTTTCTCATCTAATATTTCTAATATTTTATCAGGAATAGAATCGCCTTCCATAGTCTCATCTCTATTCTTTATAATTTGATAATCGCCTTCCATAACT of the bacterium genome contains:
- a CDS encoding response regulator translates to MKKILVVDDERYIVELIEEELKDAGYEVISASNGIEAIDRAKQEKPALIILDIMMPTLGEEWSNWINQEGWKVYTTLQEDTTTKDIPVIILTIRGCEADREMAKKHNLTFITKPFSMKELIKEVKKKLGDL
- a CDS encoding ATP-binding protein; this encodes MSQIKRLWNYLKRKIDELFNPPIEMYLKSEDVFGLQLTIYVTRVVILFWLIIRFYLFQEPMVRYNKIIFPSIFIFLGYLIILFIIRIKNEKFFHSVRFQRCQIFIDTLFFSLFYLLTENPSSDFFLFYLIPILISVNSLKFKESLYVVNSINLILIVTVSFLNFIKPNPTNLLIILIPRVFFLFFAYFILWFYRRLERFHRNRLEAIFKSIKTDTCIIRKKDWHVLFSNKKFQPDTPCYRQFHQRVEPCERCPVKVTFDEGRDAEEIIETVSKKGKKVWDLVSTPMKNERDKIVSALTIATDITERERLIKLTRDMLSSVELDEMLYIILKQINEIGYDRVQLFLLSRDRTTLKGKIQIGLDKEINFTDKVIDLRHSSYRYLQDLVMEGDYQIIKNRDETMEGDSIPDKILEILDEKEVKEWVSLPLRGKSGTLGLIVIDNKNTKNPITENDRKRLAVYANLTSHVINNAFLSERESEATKHFFAFDEMVRGIGEEIAQLDGFPTRIPSESEIDLDKILYIILTTITADTGLGFNRAILLLADEEKRYLRGKMAIGLTNDETPAVWEKIKGIDIYDYITRYDKNKDEILNSKLNKKVKELTIPIDKETIFSPDSLGREGKLIEAKEYPEVKKLLTGMEAEIFLITPLWVGNNFIGAIIADRKFTEEPITWTDIDMLLLFATEISTIIGNVRVIERLRRLNKSQSEFIRNLGHQLGTPLTNVRLCLESLLSGVAKKNTERAERDIKILNNQSVDFSRIIDNLTQGTKIEDGLFIPTKESLSISEIIAEVWNLFSFSASEKNISIQINCPSNISNIEADKLQIKDVFLNLLHNAIKYSPENTPIIVNVSQDDDKSERVEIINQGQISEIDLPHIFKKDYKRIEEKTNRRIGPVRGLAIVKYTIEQHGGIISIESPPGKGVRVNFTLPISKQPANS